Proteins found in one Vespula pensylvanica isolate Volc-1 chromosome 10, ASM1446617v1, whole genome shotgun sequence genomic segment:
- the LOC122632696 gene encoding uncharacterized protein LOC122632696, with amino-acid sequence MDLKAVVISGEAPESDDDTASITTGIGFPSVRTPNYCGTIITGEAPESDEDGTSLSSISGAIDAMTCPPYAEVKTLKSKKSSVKYNSLLHKKLRECNETLDKDIIQITEGTVVNDVQELSAVNRQLLRSELVLQEAVCQLRNASNKSKNASNALYELINTRFLHSIKT; translated from the exons atggaCTTAAAAGCTGTAGTTATCTCAGGAGAGGCACCAGAATCAGATGATGATACTGCTAGTATTACTACG gGCATAGGATTTCCCTCTGTACGTACACCAAATTATTGTGGCACAATTATTACTGGCGAAGCTCCTGAATCTGATGAAG atGGTACAAGTTTGAGCAGTATCAGTGGAGCAATTGATGCTATGACTTGCCCACCTTATGCAGAAGTAAAAACactaaaatctaaaaaaagcAGTGTTAAATATAATAGCTTGCTTCATAAAAAACTAC GTGAATGTAATGAAACATTGGATAAAGACATAATTCAGATCACAGAAGGAACAGTTGTTAATGATGTTCAAGAATTATCAGCTGTCAACAGACAGTTATTGAGAAGCGAACTTGTCTTACAAGAGGCGGTTTGTCAATTGCGTAATGCatctaataaatctaaaaatgcATCTAATGCTCTGTATGAACTTATAAATACGCGTTTTTTACATTCTATTAAAACATAa
- the LOC122632695 gene encoding DNA fragmentation factor subunit alpha-like: MSEASGIVQGLGNPYKIVDHARERRKGITASSLKDLTNIARNRLALPPDANLTIVLEQDGTEVDDEEYFATLERNTSLMVLYGDQKWIAAGSSKTASRYIVVDDVDNIEGTSRSTEIRRRRPPIEPLVSSLHDDPSHISLLGGNDLELLSDMDPDSLADIVPDRIFLEQLKEASGRFLAEKRQAQESMALLQIYASGGEMERA, translated from the exons ATGTCAGAGGCATCAGGGATAGTACAAGGATTGGGTAATCCATATAAGATAGTTGATCatgcaagagaaagaagaaagggtaTCACTGCCTCTTCTTTGAAAGATTTAACTAATATTGCTCGAAATCGCTTGGCTTTACCACCAGATGCAAATCTTACAATTGTATTAGAGCAAGATG GAACTGAAGTAGATGATGAAGAATACTTTGCAACTTTGGAAAGAAACACCAGTCTAATGGTTTTATATGGAGATCAGAAGTGGATTGCAGCAGGTAGTAGCAAGACTGCTTCTCGTTATATTGTTGTGGATGATGTGGACAACATAGAAGGCACTTCAAGAAGTACCGAAATCAGACGTCGACGTCCACCAATAGAACCATTAGTTTCATCATTACATGATGATCCATCACATATTTCACTACTTGGTGGAAATGATTTAGAACTGCTCAGTGATATGGATCCTGACAGCTTAGCTGATATAGTACCTGACAG GATTTTCCTTGAGCAATTGAAGGAAGCATCTGGTCGATTTCTCGCAGAAAAACGACAAGCACAGGAGTCAATGGCTCTTCTTCAGATTTATGCAAGTGGTGGAGAGATGGAGCGAGCGTAG
- the LOC122632694 gene encoding D-beta-hydroxybutyrate dehydrogenase, mitochondrial encodes MPSVNKESDDSQTWELAERCLLPIAFSHAIAVILATILNIFGISQTSSFALFLLLLVISVSSTLFYHNLKVTAAGKAVLVTGCDSRVGYTLAKQLDDLGFTVFAGFNNKDDSEETMKKLKQDASGRLHVLQLDVTSEHDIHSIFLYVNENLPDEAPGLWALVHAAAWVTLGECEWIPPLVLKRSIDINFIGLARLTQVFLPLVRRSRGRVVIVSSLLARIPSPVRGIYCAVKAAIEAWGSCLRLEMRRWGVDVVIVETGEYISGNAWLKDNNSLLEQARDMWMQLDPQTRKEYGEELFQKEMLALEKYTQGPEADLTSVTRALTDSVLKTFPMQRYAPVSRQERMHALCSDYLPKPIYDILYTNY; translated from the exons atgcCAAGTGTTAATAAAGAATCAGATGATAGTCAAACTTGGGAGTTAGCTGAAAGATGTTTATTACCAATCGCATTTTCACATGCAATTGCAGTAATTCTAgcaacaatattaaatatttttggtaTTTCACAAACATCTAGTTTTGCATTGTTCTTACTTTTGTTAGTGATATCAGTGAGTTCTACATTATTTTATCACAATTTAAAG gTTACTGCAGCAGGAAAGGCAGTGCTTGTAACAGGGTGTGATTCAAGAGTTGGGTATACTTTGGCTAAACAATTAGATGATTTG GGTTTCACAGTTTTCGCtggatttaataataaagatgactctgaagaaacaatgaaaaaattaaaacaagatGCATCTGGAAGATTACATGTGCTGCAACTTGATGTTACTAGTGAACATGATATACATTCAATCTTTCTGTATGTGAATGAAAATTTACCAGATGAAGCACCAG GATTATGGGCATTAGTGCATGCAGCAGCATGGGTAACATTGGGTGAATGTGAATGGATACCTCCTTTGGTCTTAAAACGAagtatagatattaattttattggtCTTGCCCGATTAACAcag gtATTTTTACCATTGGTGAGAAGGTCAAGAGGACGAGTTGTAATAGTTAGTAGTCTCTTAGCTCGCATACCGAGTCCTGTAAGAGGCATTTATTGCGCAGTTAAG GCTGCTATTGAAGCATGGGGTTCTTGTCTTCGATTAGAAATGCGAAGATGGGGAGTTGATGTAGTGATTGTAGAAACAGGAGAATACATATCTGGTAATGCTTGGTTAAAAGACAATAATTCATTGCTAGAACAAGCTCGAGATATGTGGATGCAACTTGACCCTCAAACACGTAAAGAATACGGAGAAGAATTATTCCAGAAAGAAATGCTAGctcttgaaaaatatacacaAGGACCTGAAGCAGACTTAACATCTGTTACTAGAGCTTTGACAGATAGTGTATTGAAAACATTTCCAATGCAAAGGTATGCTCCTGTATCACGTCAAGAACGAATGCATGCTTTATGCAGTGATTATCTTCCAAAAccaatttatgatattttatacacTAATTATTAA